One genomic segment of Drosophila melanogaster chromosome 3L includes these proteins:
- the CG6928 gene encoding uncharacterized protein, isoform C: MSLRKWGYRLLPGLKWLHGYTGQDAVADLIAGVTVGLTVLPQGLAYATLAGLEPQYGLYSAFVGGIIYAMLGSCRQVTIGPTALLALMTSRHTGFGLGSGPAYAILLCLISGVVELGMAVLKLGALVDLISLPVTVGFTSATAVIIGTSQLKGLLGLRGGSGSDFINTMRSVFGNLHKVRTGDFTLGLTSIIVLLLLRKLKDVKLDGRIRNLRTQQLVSGSIWVIGTGRNALVVLVTSVLAYSTCEQMESCPFILTGKVKSGLPNVSLPKFETTILDRNGTEIRQNFEQMLSELGPSMLILPIIAVLGNVAISKAFGGAGLSPTRELVALSMSNICGAFCSSMPVTGSFSRSAVNHASGVRTPLGGCYTSVLVLLALGLLAPYFQYIPKAALSAVIISAVIFMIEFEVIKPLWRCSRRELLPGAITFVMSLAVGVEIGLLLGVSTDVAFLVYRAARPVLSVSKLQTTNGINYILIRPKHSSLYFPAVEWVRSGISKALTIHGTAPVVLDCAHVHEFDFTAARGMGSLQKELAKANAPLFLMSADKTIGVILKESTNIDFPTIDCPDDLEFLLEQTCSHV; encoded by the exons ATGAGCCTGAGGAAGTGGGGATACCGCCTGCTGCCGGGTCTAAAGTGGCTGCACGGTTATACTGGCCAAGATGCAGTTGCGGATCTGATAGCCGGAGTGACGGTCGGCCTGACGGTGTTGCCCCAAGGACTGGCCTACGCTACGCTGGCGGGACTGGAGCCCCAATATGGTCTGTACTCCGCCTTTGTGGGCGGTATTATATACGCCATGCTGGGCAGCTGCCGGCAGGTGACCATTGGACCCACGGCTTTGCTCGCACTGATGACAAGCCGGCACACGGGATTTGGACTGGGATCGGGTCCAGCGTACGCGATACTTTTGTGCCTCATCTCTGGTGTTGTGGAGCTGGGTATGGCAGTGCTGAAACTGGGTGCCCTGGTGGACCTGATATCACTGCCAGTTACCGTGGGATTCACCTCGGCCACCGCCGTCATCATTGGCACCTCGCAGCTAAAGGGTTTGCTGGGACTGCGTGGTGGATCCGGGTCTGATTTCATCAATACCATGCGCTCCGTGTTCGGAAATCTACACAAAGTTAGAACTGGTGATTTTACCCTTGGTTTGACTTCCATTATAGTTTTGCTACTTCTGCGG AAACTAAAAGACGTTAAGCTGGATGGTCGAATCCGGAACTTGCGAACACAGCAGCTTGTAAGTGGTAGCATCTGGGTAATAGGCACCGGTCGGAATGCGCTGGTCGTACTGGTGACCAGTGTGCTGGCCTACAGCACATGTGAGCAGATGGAGAGCTGCCCGTTCATCCTTACTGGAAAGGTCAAAAGCGGTCTGCCCAACGTTTCACTGCCAAAGTTTGAGACCACCATACTGGACAGGAATGGCACTGAGATCAGACAGAACTTTGAACAGATG CTCTCGGAACTGGGCCCTTCCATGCTAATCCTACCCATTATAGCTGTGCTTGGAAATGTAGCCATTTCGAAAGCCTTTGGAGGAGCTGGACTGAGTCCGACGCGGGAACTGGTTGCACTTTCCATGAGCAACATTTGTGGCGCGTTCTGCAGCTCCATGCCGGTGACAGGATCCTTCTCGCGCAGCGCTGTTAACCACGCCAGTGGAGTAAGGACGCCGCTTGGAGGCTGCTACACAAGCGTGCTGGTTCTGTTGGCACTCGGCCTCCTGGCACCTTATTTCCAGTACATCCCGAAGGCTGCTCTCAGTGCGGTTATCATCTCGGCGGTGATATTCATGATTGAGTTCGAGGTCATTAAGCCGCTGTGGCGGTGCAGCCGGCGGGAGCTGCTTCCAGGTGCCATTACATTCGTAATGAGTCTGGCTGTGGGCGTCGAGATCGGTCTTCTGCTGGGCGTGAGTACCGATGTGGCGTTTCTGGTTTACCGAGCCGCTCGACCCGTACTGAGTGTCTCCAAACTGCAAACCACCAATGGCATCAATTATATTCTGATTCGCCCTAAGCACAGTTCACTGTACTTCCCGGCAGTCGAATGGGTTCGTTCGGGCATCTCAAAAGCTCTGACCATTCATGGAACCGCACCTGTGGTCTTGGATTGCGCCCACGTGCATG AATTCGATTTTACGGCAGCTCGCGGAATGGGCTCATTGCAAAAGGAGCTCGCCAAGGCGAATGCACCTTTGTTTCTGATGAGTGCGGACAAGACTATTGGTGTGATCCTCAAGGAGTCGACTAATATTGATTTCCCCACGATAGACTGCCCCGATGATCTGGAATTCCTTTTGGAGCAAA CTTGTTCCCATGTTTGA
- the CG6928 gene encoding uncharacterized protein, isoform B has translation MSLRKWGYRLLPGLKWLHGYTGQDAVADLIAGVTVGLTVLPQGLAYATLAGLEPQYGLYSAFVGGIIYAMLGSCRQVTIGPTALLALMTSRHTGFGLGSGPAYAILLCLISGVVELGMAVLKLGALVDLISLPVTVGFTSATAVIIGTSQLKGLLGLRGGSGSDFINTMRSVFGNLHKVRTGDFTLGLTSIIVLLLLRKLKDVKLDGRIRNLRTQQLVSGSIWVIGTGRNALVVLVTSVLAYSTCEQMESCPFILTGKVKSGLPNVSLPKFETTILDRNGTEIRQNFEQMLSELGPSMLILPIIAVLGNVAISKAFGGAGLSPTRELVALSMSNICGAFCSSMPVTGSFSRSAVNHASGVRTPLGGCYTSVLVLLALGLLAPYFQYIPKAALSAVIISAVIFMIEFEVIKPLWRCSRRELLPGAITFVMSLAVGVEIGLLLGVSTDVAFLVYRAARPVLSVSKLQTTNGINYILIRPKHSSLYFPAVEWVRSGISKALTIHGTAPVVLDCAHVHEFDFTAARGMGSLQKELAKANAPLFLMSADKTIGVILKESTNIDFPTIDCPDDLEFLLEQTADYVLHLQISAPLVESRLVHGDSGEPTELSKLNGKSS, from the exons ATGAGCCTGAGGAAGTGGGGATACCGCCTGCTGCCGGGTCTAAAGTGGCTGCACGGTTATACTGGCCAAGATGCAGTTGCGGATCTGATAGCCGGAGTGACGGTCGGCCTGACGGTGTTGCCCCAAGGACTGGCCTACGCTACGCTGGCGGGACTGGAGCCCCAATATGGTCTGTACTCCGCCTTTGTGGGCGGTATTATATACGCCATGCTGGGCAGCTGCCGGCAGGTGACCATTGGACCCACGGCTTTGCTCGCACTGATGACAAGCCGGCACACGGGATTTGGACTGGGATCGGGTCCAGCGTACGCGATACTTTTGTGCCTCATCTCTGGTGTTGTGGAGCTGGGTATGGCAGTGCTGAAACTGGGTGCCCTGGTGGACCTGATATCACTGCCAGTTACCGTGGGATTCACCTCGGCCACCGCCGTCATCATTGGCACCTCGCAGCTAAAGGGTTTGCTGGGACTGCGTGGTGGATCCGGGTCTGATTTCATCAATACCATGCGCTCCGTGTTCGGAAATCTACACAAAGTTAGAACTGGTGATTTTACCCTTGGTTTGACTTCCATTATAGTTTTGCTACTTCTGCGG AAACTAAAAGACGTTAAGCTGGATGGTCGAATCCGGAACTTGCGAACACAGCAGCTTGTAAGTGGTAGCATCTGGGTAATAGGCACCGGTCGGAATGCGCTGGTCGTACTGGTGACCAGTGTGCTGGCCTACAGCACATGTGAGCAGATGGAGAGCTGCCCGTTCATCCTTACTGGAAAGGTCAAAAGCGGTCTGCCCAACGTTTCACTGCCAAAGTTTGAGACCACCATACTGGACAGGAATGGCACTGAGATCAGACAGAACTTTGAACAGATG CTCTCGGAACTGGGCCCTTCCATGCTAATCCTACCCATTATAGCTGTGCTTGGAAATGTAGCCATTTCGAAAGCCTTTGGAGGAGCTGGACTGAGTCCGACGCGGGAACTGGTTGCACTTTCCATGAGCAACATTTGTGGCGCGTTCTGCAGCTCCATGCCGGTGACAGGATCCTTCTCGCGCAGCGCTGTTAACCACGCCAGTGGAGTAAGGACGCCGCTTGGAGGCTGCTACACAAGCGTGCTGGTTCTGTTGGCACTCGGCCTCCTGGCACCTTATTTCCAGTACATCCCGAAGGCTGCTCTCAGTGCGGTTATCATCTCGGCGGTGATATTCATGATTGAGTTCGAGGTCATTAAGCCGCTGTGGCGGTGCAGCCGGCGGGAGCTGCTTCCAGGTGCCATTACATTCGTAATGAGTCTGGCTGTGGGCGTCGAGATCGGTCTTCTGCTGGGCGTGAGTACCGATGTGGCGTTTCTGGTTTACCGAGCCGCTCGACCCGTACTGAGTGTCTCCAAACTGCAAACCACCAATGGCATCAATTATATTCTGATTCGCCCTAAGCACAGTTCACTGTACTTCCCGGCAGTCGAATGGGTTCGTTCGGGCATCTCAAAAGCTCTGACCATTCATGGAACCGCACCTGTGGTCTTGGATTGCGCCCACGTGCATG AATTCGATTTTACGGCAGCTCGCGGAATGGGCTCATTGCAAAAGGAGCTCGCCAAGGCGAATGCACCTTTGTTTCTGATGAGTGCGGACAAGACTATTGGTGTGATCCTCAAGGAGTCGACTAATATTGATTTCCCCACGATAGACTGCCCCGATGATCTGGAATTCCTTTTGGAGCAAA CTGCCGACTACGTTCTGCATTTGCAGATTTCAGCACCGCTCGTCGAGTCCCGCTTGGTACATGGCGATAGTGGCGAACCAACTGAACTGAGTAAACTTAATGGAAAATCTTCGTAG